The following coding sequences lie in one Peromyscus maniculatus bairdii isolate BWxNUB_F1_BW_parent chromosome 3, HU_Pman_BW_mat_3.1, whole genome shotgun sequence genomic window:
- the LOC143272446 gene encoding uncharacterized protein LOC143272446 isoform X4, with the protein MYSQASLNLETDSLAQLPEGGMTEMRRVHEVQGPSYTMQPWAEPVIHARSNLRVVLDITMPERAGGQQMTLEGCRRERKMRARA; encoded by the exons ATGTAcagccaggctagcctgaacCTGGAGACTGATTCCTTAGCTCAGCTTCCTGAGGGTGGAatgacag AGATGAGGCGTGTTCATGAAGTTCAAGGCCCTTCTTACACCATGCAGCCTTGGGCGGAGCCTGTGATCCATGCCAGGTCAAATCTCCGTGTTGTTCTGGACATCACAATGCCCGAGAGAGCAGGAGGCCAGCAGATGACCCTGGAGGGCTGTCGTCGAGAG CGCAAGATGAGAGCCAGGGCCTGA
- the LOC143272446 gene encoding uncharacterized protein LOC143272446 isoform X3 has translation MYSQASLNLETDSLAQLPEGGMTEMRRVHEVQGPSYTMQPWAEPVIHARSNLRVVLDITMPERAGGQQMTLEGCRREAEKSDTHSTATLSPSPLTQRGTSSSSRHPKMTAQSFGLCAV, from the exons ATGTAcagccaggctagcctgaacCTGGAGACTGATTCCTTAGCTCAGCTTCCTGAGGGTGGAatgacag AGATGAGGCGTGTTCATGAAGTTCAAGGCCCTTCTTACACCATGCAGCCTTGGGCGGAGCCTGTGATCCATGCCAGGTCAAATCTCCGTGTTGTTCTGGACATCACAATGCCCGAGAGAGCAGGAGGCCAGCAGATGACCCTGGAGGGCTGTCGTCGAGAG GCGGAGAAATCGGATACACACAGCACTGCAACCCTCTCGCCCAGTCCTCTGACACAGCGTGGCACTTCCAGTTCATCCCGCCACCCGAAGATGACAGCACAGAGCTTCGGCTTATGTGCTGTTTGA